A part of Aquibium oceanicum genomic DNA contains:
- a CDS encoding abortive infection family protein translates to MKQQAAQQYPTAAVKQLRNALAGAISDFSANEVPSLCSRLQLRDGDREESFKSKFKYAERRLIEKSAAELIPIAQRLLEEVDSYEVAEAYAKLQEINQVSVSELTRRRIMALFDKRSYSSEFEDIDFIRRVWPTTKMPSVFISFSNQPSEATLDDDLFNSIARNNDWGNRETLEAVGFLTCSQRQFFRFLEEVTSPLTQSSEAQTDLAAAINDHLRHDGYRLIIVRRLSGSPVYEVQPAAFGSPADDAISQALADFDPDLVHGRWTQALDRRDTDPAGAITLARTLLEDVCKWIIIEAGQTYEEKDDLPVLYRKLAKILNLAPDGYTEPVFKQILGSCQSVVESLGSLRNKIGDAHSPGPRKLKPAARHAQLAVNLSGTMATFLVSTWVARRGGTP, encoded by the coding sequence TTGAAACAGCAAGCAGCGCAGCAGTATCCGACGGCGGCTGTCAAGCAGCTTAGAAATGCATTGGCTGGTGCGATCTCCGATTTCAGCGCAAACGAGGTACCTTCCCTCTGCAGCCGTCTCCAACTGCGAGACGGTGATCGCGAGGAGTCATTCAAGAGCAAATTTAAGTATGCAGAGCGACGACTGATCGAAAAATCAGCAGCGGAGTTGATCCCGATCGCTCAGCGCCTTCTTGAAGAAGTCGACTCCTATGAGGTGGCCGAGGCCTACGCTAAGCTGCAGGAAATAAATCAGGTCTCAGTCTCCGAACTCACACGTCGCCGCATCATGGCCCTTTTCGATAAACGGTCATACAGCTCTGAGTTCGAGGATATAGATTTCATCCGCCGCGTTTGGCCGACAACAAAAATGCCATCGGTCTTTATCTCATTCTCAAACCAGCCTTCCGAAGCGACGTTGGATGATGATCTCTTCAACAGCATCGCTCGGAACAACGACTGGGGCAACCGGGAGACGCTGGAAGCCGTTGGGTTTCTGACATGCTCGCAAAGGCAATTCTTTCGCTTTCTGGAGGAAGTCACCAGCCCTCTGACGCAATCGTCGGAGGCCCAAACCGACCTCGCGGCTGCAATCAATGATCACCTGCGCCATGATGGTTATCGGCTGATCATTGTCCGGCGGCTTTCAGGCAGCCCGGTTTACGAGGTGCAGCCTGCAGCCTTCGGCAGTCCCGCGGATGATGCCATCTCGCAGGCGCTTGCCGACTTCGACCCGGACTTGGTGCATGGCAGATGGACTCAGGCGCTAGACCGTCGGGATACCGATCCCGCAGGAGCGATCACACTGGCCAGAACGCTGCTGGAGGACGTGTGCAAGTGGATCATCATCGAAGCCGGGCAGACGTACGAGGAGAAGGATGACCTGCCGGTCCTCTATCGGAAACTCGCAAAGATCCTGAATCTGGCTCCGGACGGTTACACGGAACCTGTGTTCAAGCAGATTCTTGGAAGCTGCCAATCAGTCGTCGAATCGTTGGGGTCGCTGCGAAACAAGATCGGTGACGCTCACAGTCCGGGGCCAAGAAAACTGAAGCCTGCTGCCCGACATGCTCAGCTCGCCGTCAATTTGTCCGGCACGATGGCGACATTTCTGGTTTCGACATGGGTGGCAAGAAGAGGCGGAACCCCCTAG
- the betC gene encoding choline-sulfatase: MVDQLNGTLFPDGPADFLHAPNLKALAARSARFANNYTASPLCAPGRASFMSGQLPSRTRVYDNAGEFPSAIPTYAHHLRTAGYHTVLSGKMHFVGPDQLHGLEERLTTDIYPADFGWTPDYRKPGERIDWWYHNLGSVTGAGVAEISNQMEYDDEVCFHAGQKLYDFARGSTDPNRRPWCLTVSFTHPHDPYVSRRKYWDLYEDCAALEPEVGFIPFEEQDPHSRRLYVASDYPAYDITPEMVRRSRRGYFANISYLDDKVGELLDVLTRTRMLDDTLILFCSDHGDMLGERGLWFKMSFFEGSSRVPLMIAGKGIAPGLHTTPVSNLDICPTLCELAGIDMGAIMPWTDGQSLVPMLAGQERSEPVVMEYAAEGSNAPLVAIREGRWKFVHCEIDPPQLFDLVADPQERENLAADPAHAGMVAAFMEKVRARWDMARFDAEVRESQARRWVVYPALRNGAYYPWDFQPLRQASERYMRNHMDLNILEESKRFPRGE; the protein is encoded by the coding sequence ATGGTGGACCAGCTGAACGGGACGTTGTTTCCCGACGGGCCGGCGGATTTTTTACATGCGCCGAACCTGAAGGCGCTGGCGGCGCGGTCGGCGCGGTTTGCCAACAATTATACGGCCTCGCCGCTCTGCGCGCCCGGGCGGGCCTCCTTCATGAGCGGGCAGCTGCCGTCGCGCACGCGGGTCTACGACAATGCGGGGGAGTTTCCCTCGGCGATCCCCACCTATGCGCATCATTTGCGCACGGCGGGCTACCACACCGTGCTGTCGGGCAAGATGCATTTCGTCGGGCCGGACCAGCTGCACGGGCTGGAGGAGCGGCTGACGACGGACATCTATCCGGCGGATTTCGGCTGGACGCCGGACTACCGCAAGCCGGGCGAGCGCATCGACTGGTGGTACCACAATCTGGGCTCGGTGACCGGCGCAGGGGTGGCCGAGATCTCCAACCAGATGGAGTATGACGACGAGGTCTGCTTCCATGCCGGCCAGAAGCTTTACGATTTCGCCCGGGGGTCGACCGACCCGAACAGGCGGCCGTGGTGCCTCACCGTCTCCTTCACGCATCCGCACGATCCCTACGTGTCGCGGCGGAAATACTGGGACCTCTACGAGGATTGCGCCGCACTCGAGCCGGAGGTGGGCTTCATTCCCTTCGAGGAACAGGATCCGCATTCGCGGCGGCTCTATGTGGCGAGCGACTATCCCGCCTACGACATCACGCCCGAGATGGTGCGGCGCTCGCGGCGCGGATACTTCGCCAACATCTCATACCTCGACGACAAGGTGGGCGAGCTGTTGGACGTGCTGACGCGCACGCGCATGCTCGACGACACGCTGATCCTGTTCTGCTCCGACCACGGCGACATGCTGGGCGAGCGGGGCCTGTGGTTCAAGATGAGCTTCTTCGAGGGTTCGTCGCGGGTCCCCCTGATGATCGCGGGAAAGGGCATCGCGCCGGGGCTGCACACGACGCCGGTGTCGAATCTCGACATCTGCCCGACGCTCTGCGAGCTGGCCGGCATCGACATGGGCGCGATCATGCCGTGGACAGACGGGCAGTCGCTGGTGCCGATGCTGGCGGGCCAGGAGCGCAGCGAGCCGGTGGTGATGGAGTATGCCGCGGAGGGCTCCAACGCGCCGCTGGTGGCGATCCGCGAGGGGCGGTGGAAGTTCGTGCATTGCGAGATCGACCCGCCGCAGCTCTTCGATCTGGTAGCCGATCCTCAGGAGCGGGAGAACCTCGCGGCCGATCCGGCGCATGCCGGCATGGTGGCGGCGTTCATGGAAAAGGTGCGGGCGCGCTGGGACATGGCGCGCTTCGACGCCGAGGTTCGCGAGAGCCAGGCGCGGCGCTGGGTGGTGTATCCCGCGCTGCGCAACGGCGCCTACTACCCGTGGGATTTCCAGCCGCTGCGGCAGGCATCCGAGAGGTACATGCGCAACCACATGGACCTCAACATCCTGGAAGAATCGAAGCGGTTTCCGAGGGGAGAATGA
- a CDS encoding glutathione S-transferase family protein, with protein sequence MIKVWGRATSSNVQAVMWALAEIGLECERVDVGGAFGGTDTQEYRRMNPNGLVPVLQDGDLTLFESAAIVRYLGARYGSEAFWPADPARRAPLDVWAEWIKTTFGPAFLPGIFWPLIGQKPGERDAKAFAASEARVKRLAGMLDERLGQMTTPFLGRETPCFADMIVGMPLYRYFTLDFDRADTPHLRAYYDRLTQRPAYAKHVMVSYESLRAK encoded by the coding sequence ATGATCAAGGTCTGGGGCCGCGCCACATCCTCGAACGTCCAGGCGGTCATGTGGGCGCTGGCCGAGATCGGGCTGGAGTGCGAGCGGGTGGATGTCGGCGGAGCGTTCGGCGGCACCGATACGCAAGAGTATCGCCGGATGAACCCGAACGGTTTGGTGCCCGTCCTGCAGGACGGCGACCTGACCCTGTTCGAGAGCGCGGCCATCGTGCGCTATCTCGGCGCGCGCTATGGATCGGAAGCCTTCTGGCCGGCCGACCCGGCGCGGCGGGCGCCGCTCGACGTCTGGGCGGAATGGATCAAGACCACGTTCGGGCCGGCCTTCCTGCCCGGCATCTTCTGGCCGCTGATCGGACAGAAGCCGGGAGAGCGCGACGCGAAGGCTTTCGCCGCCAGTGAAGCCAGGGTGAAGCGGCTGGCAGGGATGCTGGACGAGCGGTTGGGACAGATGACGACGCCTTTCCTGGGGCGCGAGACGCCGTGCTTTGCCGACATGATCGTCGGGATGCCCCTCTACCGCTACTTCACGCTCGACTTCGACCGCGCCGACACGCCTCACCTGCGGGCCTATTACGACCGCCTGACCCAGCGCCCCGCCTATGCAAAGCACGTCATGGTCTCCTACGAGAGCCTGAGGGCGAAATGA
- the betI gene encoding transcriptional regulator BetI, translated as MPKVGMQPVRRQALIDAAIAAIGERGSLDVTMSEIAGLAGVSSALAHHYFGAKSDLLEATMRHLLSELGADCRAALAAAATPRERVSAVIGVNFSEKQFRPEIISAWLAFYVEAQRTPALRRLLRVYARRLNANLMSGLAPLLARERAERVAEGVAALIDGLYIRRALKDGAPNADSAVALVEEYVGMQLGGR; from the coding sequence ATGCCCAAGGTCGGAATGCAGCCGGTGCGCCGTCAGGCGCTGATCGATGCCGCGATCGCCGCGATCGGGGAGCGGGGGTCGCTCGACGTGACCATGTCGGAGATCGCCGGGCTCGCCGGGGTGTCTTCGGCGCTGGCGCATCATTATTTCGGGGCCAAGAGCGACCTGCTCGAAGCGACCATGCGGCATCTGCTGTCCGAACTCGGGGCCGACTGCCGGGCAGCGCTCGCGGCCGCCGCGACGCCGCGCGAGCGGGTGTCGGCGGTGATCGGGGTGAATTTTTCCGAAAAGCAGTTCCGGCCGGAGATCATCTCGGCGTGGCTCGCCTTCTACGTCGAGGCGCAGCGCACGCCGGCGCTGCGGCGGCTGTTGCGGGTCTACGCGCGGCGGCTCAACGCCAACCTGATGAGCGGGCTTGCGCCGCTCCTGGCGCGCGAACGGGCCGAGCGGGTGGCCGAAGGGGTAGCCGCACTGATCGACGGGCTCTACATCCGCCGCGCGCTCAAGGACGGCGCGCCGAACGCCGACAGCGCGGTGGCGCTGGTGGAGGAGTATGTCGGGATGCAGTTGGGGGGGAGATGA
- a CDS encoding trypsin-like peptidase domain-containing protein: MPSAARVFGKLYPINIPAALGDEATLLAHLGMSPPELKKIWWYRGKMYRRFSITKGSGKTRTICAPDSRLKILQRKLAPLLGQIYRVRNPVHGFVLDRSVKTNAEAHGARRFVVNLDLQDFFPTITENRIVGLLTSVGLERRVAEIVARVACYDGHLPQGAPTSPVLSNMICYRLDKALLRIAKSARTIYTRYADDITFSGYQPPVALFEAGPPSVGNFSPELLSAALRTAVQGNGFIINPHKLHYADRNSRRIVTGVKINSGLNVDRRYVRDIRAKLSSIERHGLKASQATYFSKGGKGDIGTHIRGKIAYVGHLKGLADPVVRSLALRYNRSFADHPVKITPTESERRDRSVWIVEHSGNGGEQGTAFFLSGVGLVTAAHCVEDPEDLLVYHPSTPSNQANVSVRRRCQHRDLAILDHAISSNEFFEMEAATTAVAVGDDVIAYGYPGYGPGDRLNIRSGKVTSLPRKHAIDRVEVSQELSQGMSGGPVLDASGKVVGVIYKGGPNEGRQIATAIHELKKWTAV, translated from the coding sequence GTGCCATCGGCCGCTCGAGTATTCGGCAAACTCTACCCCATCAATATCCCAGCCGCGCTGGGGGATGAGGCAACGTTACTCGCCCACCTTGGTATGAGCCCTCCTGAGCTGAAGAAGATATGGTGGTACCGCGGCAAGATGTATCGACGGTTTTCGATTACGAAAGGGTCCGGAAAGACTCGTACGATTTGCGCGCCGGACAGTCGGCTTAAGATTCTGCAGCGCAAGCTTGCGCCTTTACTGGGCCAGATATACCGAGTACGAAACCCAGTACACGGCTTCGTTTTAGATCGTTCTGTCAAGACGAATGCTGAGGCTCATGGCGCGCGACGGTTCGTAGTCAACCTAGATCTCCAGGACTTCTTCCCCACGATCACCGAAAACCGGATCGTGGGCCTGCTAACGTCCGTCGGCCTTGAACGTCGCGTTGCTGAGATCGTGGCGAGAGTAGCATGTTATGACGGACATCTTCCCCAGGGGGCACCGACGAGCCCAGTGCTGTCTAACATGATCTGCTATCGCCTCGATAAGGCGCTCCTGCGCATAGCAAAGAGCGCGAGAACGATCTATACTAGGTATGCCGACGACATCACGTTCTCGGGTTATCAGCCTCCAGTTGCGCTCTTCGAAGCCGGCCCACCCTCGGTCGGGAATTTCTCCCCAGAGTTGCTCTCGGCCGCCTTGCGTACCGCCGTCCAAGGCAACGGATTCATCATTAATCCGCATAAACTCCACTACGCTGACCGAAACTCACGGCGCATCGTCACTGGCGTGAAGATCAATTCAGGGCTGAACGTTGATCGCCGTTACGTCCGCGATATCCGAGCGAAGCTCAGCTCGATAGAGAGACATGGGCTCAAAGCCTCGCAAGCAACATATTTTTCCAAAGGTGGGAAAGGCGATATCGGCACACACATTCGCGGAAAGATCGCGTACGTCGGCCATTTGAAGGGGTTGGCCGACCCGGTCGTTCGTTCCTTGGCTTTGCGCTACAATCGAAGCTTCGCGGATCATCCCGTGAAGATCACACCGACGGAAAGTGAGCGGCGGGATAGGTCAGTTTGGATCGTCGAGCATTCTGGGAATGGAGGCGAGCAGGGTACGGCGTTTTTCCTGAGCGGAGTTGGGCTCGTCACAGCTGCTCATTGCGTGGAGGATCCAGAGGATCTGCTCGTTTATCATCCGAGCACGCCATCCAACCAAGCCAATGTTTCGGTTCGCAGAAGATGCCAGCATCGCGATCTGGCAATCCTCGACCACGCCATTAGTTCGAATGAGTTCTTCGAAATGGAAGCGGCGACGACAGCGGTTGCGGTTGGTGACGACGTCATTGCCTACGGTTATCCCGGGTATGGACCTGGTGACCGTTTAAACATTCGAAGTGGAAAGGTTACGTCCCTCCCTCGCAAGCACGCGATCGATCGAGTGGAGGTGTCGCAAGAACTAAGTCAAGGCATGTCGGGAGGTCCCGTGTTGGATGCCAGTGGCAAGGTTGTCGGCGTCATTTACAAGGGTGGACCGAACGAGGGACGTCAAATCGCAACCGCGATCCATGAGTTGAAGAAGTGGACAGCAGTCTAG